One window of the Lodderomyces elongisporus chromosome 6, complete sequence genome contains the following:
- the DUN1 gene encoding serine/threonine protein kinase, whose translation MNDESFNMPTRLEKLFIFHKLIENEPSESHTAKRQATIVPEIIAKIYSIRNHPTLSIPHKSRVTIGRSSSCDVRIQGLDVSSKHCEMNLITLPQSDSQMEYLNIVDLSSNGLYINDEKLGKGSKVILKTGDKIAFAKTGGTYIFRYMGDDLPEGSQVKKQAFFDEYIIGKQLGSGHYAVVKEAKSKRTGEIVAVKVFHPNKSSSGSGTQDKKLQQEMDLLLSINHPNIVQYRGHYIEPNSSGSVNTYLVLEKMNSGELFQRIINKTKLGVNETRAIFKQLLSGLKYLHDQNIIHRDIKPENILLDVVSRTNPDQEQLGPWDENELDVVVKIADFGLAKFIGELKFTNTLCGTPAYVAPEILRLESKRSYSTKVDLWSSGVLLYVCLSGFPPFSDELAPPNMKEQILEGKYAFYSPFFDDISDTVLDLITNLLRVDPEERFNIDETLGHEWFTELE comes from the exons ATGAACGATGAAAGTTTCAATATGCCAACCAGATTGGAAAAATTATTCATCTTTCAT aaattaattgaaaatgaGCCATCAGAGAGTCATACCGCAAAGCGACAGGCAACTATTGTACCCGAAATTATTGCTAAAATATATAGTATAAGGAACCATCCAACATTGAGTATTCCGCATAAGCTGCGTGTCACCATTGGTCGAAGTAGCTCGTGTGACGTCCGAATCCAAGGATTAGACGTGTCGTCCAAACATTGTGAGATGAACTTGATTACACTACCGCAAAGTGATAGCCAAATGGAGTACTTGAATATTGTTGACTTGAGCTCGAATGGACTTTATATAAATGATGAGAAGTTAGGGAAAGGTTCGAAAgtgattttgaaaacaggTGATAAGATTGCCTTTGCAAAAACGGGAGgaacatatatatttcgATATATGGGAGACGATTTGCCTGAAGGTTCTCAAGTGAAGAAGCAAGCTTTTTTCGATGAGTACATCATTGGTAAGCAGTTGGGCTCCGGTCATTATGCTGTGGTTAAGGAGGCCAAGTCCAAAAGGACGGGCGAAATAGTAGCGGTCAAAGTCTTTCACCCCAACAAATCCTCATCTGGTTCTGGAACTCAGGataaaaaattgcaacaagAGATGGATTTGCTCTTGTCGATCAATCATCCTAATATTGTACAATATCGTGGCCATTATATAGAACCAAACTCGAGTGGTTCGGTAAACACTTACTTGGTGTTGGAGAAGATGAATAGTGGAGAGTTGTTTCAACgaataatcaacaagaCCAAGTTGGGTGTCAACGAGACCAGAGCAATTTTTAAACAACTACTATCAGGATTAAAATATCTACATGACCAGAATATTATTCATCGCGATATCAAGCCCGAAAATATCTTACTTGACGTTGTACTGCGTACAAACCCAGACCAAGAGCAATTGGGGCCCTGGGATGAAAATGAacttgatgttgttgttaaaaTCGCTGATTTTGGGTTAGCAAAGTTCATTGGTGAGTTGAAATTTACAAATACTTTATGTGGAACACCGGCATATGTGGCGCCGGAGATCTTGAGATTAGAGCTGAAACGAAGTTACTCAACAAAAGTTGATCTTTGGTCCAGTGGTGTATTACTATACGTTTGCTTAAGTGGGTTTCCTCCTTTTAGTGACGAGCTTGCACCTCCAAACATGAAGGAGCAGATACTCGAGGGGAAGTATGCTTTTTACTCGCCCTTTTTTGATGACATTAGCGATACAGTCTTGGACTTGATCACCAATTTACTACGTGTTGATCCGGAAGAGAGGTTTAACATTGATGAAACATTGGGTCATGAGTGGTTTACCGAACTAGAATGA